The segment GCGTCTGCTCGCCGGCGACAGCGTCGACACGGCGGTCGATCGGACGCGGACCGCAGCGGAGGGCGCCGCGCTCTCGGCCGAGCGTTTGCTCGAAGATCCCGAACGCACCGCTGCGGATCTCGCCGAGTGGCACGGCGGGCGAGAGCTGATGGTGATCCTCGGCCGTGGCCCGGCACGCGCCGCGACCGAGATGGGCGCGCTCACGTTGAAGGAATCCGGCGTGATGGCGGAGTCCTTCGAGGCCGGCGCGTTCCGTCACGGTCCGCTGGAGCTCGCCGGACCGTCCATGACGGCGATCGTCCTCGCCACCGAACCCGAGACACGGCGACTCGATCTTGGACTGGCCGCCGACCTCATCGATACCGGCGCGAACGTTCTCGTCGTGACGCCCGACGGGGAGGCGCCGAAGCGCGCGCGCGCCGTCGCGACCGGCTATCTCGACCGCGCGCTGATCTCGGCCGTGTCCATCATTCCCGTGCAGTTGCTCGCGTGGCGGCTCGCCCAAGCCCGCGGGCGAACACCGGGCCAGTACACCCGCGCGTCGAAGGTAACGACGCGCGAGTAGCTGCACTTCCCCCGAACAACCTCGTTCCGAGCGCCGTGTCGACGGCCGCGATCGGCCACGGGCCGATCGGTCAGAAGGAATCGTCGAGCTTGGAGACCAGGCCGGCGAGCAACGAGATCCTCGGAACGACGCTAGAGACGTCGATCCACTCGCGCGGGCCGTGGTCGTCGCCGCCGATGGGACCGAGCCCGTCGAGCGTGGGGACTCCCGCGGCGGACGTCGTGTTCGCGTCGGACGCCCCACCTGTCGACGCGTCGCGGAGCTCGAAGCCGAGCTCTCGAGCGACGTCGGCGGCGAGCGCGGCGAGTTTCGCGCCACCCTCGCGCTTCTCCATCGGGCGGTGCCACTTGCCGCCGATGATCGTGGTTTCAACGTCGGGGACGGTTCGCTCGTTCGCGACGCGCTCGACCTCGGTCTCGGCCAAGACGAGCGTGTCTTCGTGGGGGCTGCGGACGTCGACGTGCATCGAGCAACGCTCGGCCACCACGTTCGGGCGCGTGCCGCCCTCGAGGATACCGACGTTCACGGTCACGCCGGGCCAACGGTCGTTGAGCGCGTGGAGGGCGATCGTCTTGTGCGCCGCCTCGAGGATGGCGCTCCGTCCGCGCTCGGGTTCGACACCCGCGTGCGCGGCGCGACCGACGAGCTCGATCCGATAGTCGCTCACGCCCTTGCGCGAGCTGACCACGTCGCCGTTCTCCCTCGCCCCTTCGAGGACGAACGCCACGTCGGCGTTCGTCGCCTCGGCGCGGATCACCTCTCGCGACCAGGGAGATCCGATCTCCTCGTCCGGGTTGCAGATGTACGTGATGCTTCCGAACCCGTCAAACCCCACCGACTGCAGCGACTCCACCGCGAAGAAGCCTGTGAGGAGCCCACCCTTCATGTCGGACACCCCAGGCCCGAACGCGCGGTCGCCGTCGACGCGAAACGGCCGGGCCGCGGCGGTTCCGAGATCGAACACCGTGTCCATGTGACCGATCATCAGGATGCGCGTTCGCCCGGTTCCATCGAGACGTCCGATGACCATGTCGCCGAGCTGCGCCTCGCCTTCTGCAGGACGATGGTCGCGGCGGTCGACCTTCCATCCGCCGTTCTCGAATCGGGCCTGACACAGATCGGCGATTTCGTTCACGCCCTTCGTTGTGTAGGAACCGCAGTCGACGTTGACCATCCGCTCGAGAAGCGAGACGAACTCGTCATAGCGTTCGGCGGCGTGCTGCTCAAAGGCTCTGACGTCCACGGGTCCCGCAGTATATGGAGCGGGCGGAAGGCCAGACATCGATCGAGGCGGCAAACCCATCCCGGGACGAATTGCCCGCTACCATCCGCCGCGATGCGAGGCCCCGGCGACCTCAACGTGTGGTGGCGTCTCGGGATCGCCGTCCTCGGACCAGTTGCGCGCGCCCTCTTCCGCATCCGGGTCGTCGGGGCCGGGCACGTCCCTTGGGACAGCGCGGCGATCGTCGCTTCGAACCACGTCAGCGCCTTGGACGGCCCGATCCTCGCCGTCGTCATCGCACGGGAACGCTACCGGATGACCCGGTTCGTCACGGGAGCGGAATTCTTCGAGCGACCTGCGTACGGGTGGATCCTGCGGCTGTTTCGTCAGATACCGATCCACCGCGGCACGGGAGATGATCGCGCGCTGGACGAGGCGGTGGGTACCGTTCGCTCCGGCGCGGTCGCCGGCATCTTCCCCGAGGGTCGGGTCAACGCGGCTCCCGACGACGGCATGCAACGTGGCCGGACCGGCGTCGGCCGGATCGCGCGCGCGGCCGAGGTACCGATCGTACCCGTCGCCATCTGGGGAACCCAACATCGATGGCCTCGCCAAGGCCTCTGCTGGAACCGCCCTTGGCGCACCACGGTCGCCGTCGCCTTCGGCCCCCCGCTCAGGGTCGACGCCTCAGACGACGCAGCGGAACTCGCGGCCAAAGTGATGGATTCGATCGAGGACTCACTCGACCGGGCTCGACACCTTCGCGGCGACGGGTAGCTCGCCTCAGGCCACGCGTTGCTCGCTCCGCCCGAGCACGTCTCGCAGGAACAACGCGTCTCGAACGGCGGCGCCGCCGTGATCGTTGTTGAAGAACGCCCAAACCTCTCGCGCGGGTAGCGTCGAGATCCGCTCGGCCCATCGCCGCAGCTTGCTCCTCCGGTAGTCCGGCCCGACACCTGTGCCCTGGTGGAATCGGATGTACGACCAGCCACCGGTCACGACCAGCGGTCCTCGGAATCCCGGCCGGTCGGCGAGGACCAACGCATATCCCCCATCGTCGAGCACACCGAGCACCTCGTCCTTCAGCCACGACGTATCGCGGAACTCGAACGCGGCCCGCATCTCCCGCGGCAGCCACGAGACGAAGTCACGAAGCCGCGCGACGTCGGCCGGAAACCGCGGCGGCAGCTGGAACAGAACGGGCCCGAGCTTCGAGTCGAGGCCCGTCGCACGCTCCCAGAAGAGCTTCACCCCGTCCTCGGCCTCCCTGAGCCGCTTCAGGTGCGTGAGGTACCGGCTGGCCTTGACGACGAACGTGAACCGGTTCGGCGTGCGGGCGCGCCACCTCTCGAATGTCGCGCGTTCCGGCAGGCGGTAGAAGGAGTTGTTCACCTCGACGACGTCGAACACCTCTGCGTACCGCTCGAGCCACCGGTCCTGAGGCAGACCGTCGTCGTAGAGGACGCCCCGCCAGTCCCGGTACTGCCAGCCGCTCGTACCGATACGGATCATCACGCCGACCGTACCCGTTCGCCGAGGTTCCGAACGAACCAGGACGTCGCCAGGTCCGCGACGATCTCCAGCGCGCCGGGCTCCTCGAACAGGTGTGTGGCGCCGGGCACGACCTTGACGCGAGTCTCGGCGCGGATCCGCTCAGCTGCAACGCGGTTCAGATCGAGAACGTCGGGGTCGTTGGATCCGACGATCAGGAGCACCGGCGCCGTCACGCGTTGCAACACGTCGCCGGCCAGATCGGGACGCCCGCCCCGTGAAACGATCGCTCCCACGTTCGCCTCGTCGAACGTCGATGCCACGAGCGCGGCGGCCGCACCGGTGCTCGCGCCGAACAGTCCTAACGGCAGCGCCCGGACTTCGTCAGCAGCACGCACCGCGACGATCGCTGCTCCGAGCCGTGACGCCAGAAGCTCGATGTCGAACACCAGCGCGCGATCGGCCGCCTCGGCCCGCGTGAGCAGATCGAACAGCAGCGTCGCGAGCCCGGCGACGTTCAGGCGCTCGGCGACCGCGACGTTGCGGGGCGAGCGGCGGCTCGAGCCGCTCCCGTGGGCGAACACGACGACGCCGCCCGCGTCCCCGGGGACGATGAGATCACCGGGGAGCTGAGCGACGTCGGTGTGGATCTGGATCGAACGACGAACCGTCACATCGCCGCGACGGCGGAGATCAGGTTCGAGTCGCGCAGCTTGCGAAGCGCCTCTCGCTCGATGAGCCGCACCCTCTCGCCGGAGAGGCCGAGCACCTTGCCGGTCTCTCGGAGCGATAGCGGCTGACCGTTCTCGAGCCCGTACCGCAGCGCGACGACGTGGCGCTCCCGCTCGTCGAGGACGTGCTCGACGGCGGTACCGATCTCGTCGCGGAGCAGCGCGTCCTCGACCTCGTTGAACGGCGCGTCCGAGTCGACCTCCTCGATGAGGTCACCGAGCTCGGTGTCCTCACCCACGGGCGACTGCAGCGACAGCGGCTCGCGGCGGCCCATCTCCGTCAGGTCGTCGATCTCGTCGACCGTCGTGTCGAGCGCCTTGGCGAGCTCGTCTCGCGATGGCTCGCGCCCCATCGACTGCGCGAACTGGAACCGCGTGCGGTTCAGCTTGCGCAGCCGGTCGTGGATGTGCACGGGCAGCCGGATCGAACGCGACCGGTCGGCGATGGCGCGCGTGATGCCCTGGCGGATCCACCACGTGGCGTACGTGGAGAACTTGAATCCCCGGCGCCAGTCGAACAGCTCGACCGCGCGCATCAGACCGATGTTGCCCTCCTGGATCAGGTCGAGCAGCGGCAGCCCCTGGCCCTGGTACTTGCGCGCCACCGAAACGACCAGCCGGAGGTTGGCCATGATGAACCGCTGACGCGCGGCCTCGGCCTTCCGGACTTCCTGGCGCGCCTTCATGATCGACTTCTCCGAGCGAAGACGCCCGGCGCGCAGGCGCTCCTCGGCCTCCTTACCGTGCTCGATGAGGATGGCGAGCTCGACCTCCTCCTCCTTGGTGAGGAGTGGCTCGCGCGCCGCGGCCTCGAGGTACAGCCTCAGGTCGTCGGCGTCATCCGTTCCGAGCGGTCGTGCGGGCTCCGGCATCTGTTCCTCTCGCTCCCTCCCGGCTCCCATCGGGGGCGCGCTTCGCCCTCGGAAAGGGGACCGGGACCTTCTCTCGCGCGTTCGTGTCGGGGACGCGAAAAAATCGGCCTCCCCGGGCCATCGACCGCATGCTATCGATGGGGCGATGTTCCTGTAAAGGCCCTGCCTATGGAGACATCGTTGCGATGCGATCTATTCCCGTCTTCGGGCCACTCGACGCAGGTTGAACACACCCGGGGGGCCCCCTATTGGGCCTACGTCAGACGTCACGCGACCCGAACGGACAGGACCGGCGCGATGTCCCCGGCCGTGAGCGACCACGTCGCGCCGCCGTCCGCGGAACCGAACACCTCGCCGGACGTGGCCCCGAAATACAGGCCCAGGGGAGTCCCACCGTCCTGCGCGAACGCCTGCCGGAGCACCGTGAGGTATCCGCTCTGAGGCAAACCCTCAGCGTGAGCTGTCCATGAACCGCCCGCGTCGCGTGTCTCGAAGACACGGACCCGACCCTCGGCCGTCACGCGATCCCCGTCGGAATTGAGCGGGATGACGTAGGCCGAGTCGGGATCGTCCGGGTCGATCACTATGGGAAAGCCGAAATCGGACGGGAGCCCCTCCGCGATGCTGGTCCACGACATCCCTGCGTCATCGGACCGGTAGACCCCCCCATGGAACTGCATCATCAGGCGTTCCGGACGGCCGGAAGCGCGATGCATGTTGTGCACACACCTGCCGAGCGGCTTCGCTCTCGCCTCCTCGGGTAGGTACCGGGGCACGATTCCGGAGTTCCCGACCTCCCACGTCTTGCCGGCATCCTCGGTGACCCACACGCCGACGGCCGAGATGCCGACCGCAAGGCGGTTGGCGTCGCCGGGCCACGGGCATATCGAGTGGACCATGAGACCGCCGGCACCCGGTCCCCATTCGGAGCGACTGGGCTGCTCCCACAACCCTCGGTTCAGCTCCCACGTCATGCCGCCGTCGCGGCTCTCGAACAGCGCCGCCGGATCGACGCCGGCGTAGAGCAGACCATCCTCCTCGCCCGGCGTGACGATCCAGATCCGAACGACGCTCGCGTCATCACCCTCGGGAAATCGAGGGCCGTCGGTTTGCTCCCAGTCGCCCGTCGGATCGTCGGACACGAACACGCGCGGGCCGAACTGACCGTGGGTAACGCTCGCGTAGTAACGGCGGGTCCGGGGATCGCGCATTGCGTACTCGACCGCCTCGCCGGGAAACGCGCGTGCGGCCACTTCCATGGGTCCGCCGCGGGAACCGCGCAGAACGAACAGGCCCTTTCTCGTCCCCACGAGCAGCTCCGAGTTCTCGTCCCTCGGGGGGCCAACGCTCACGCCTTCGCGCTCGCTTCTTGGGACCCCCGTACCCCCCGCGCCACCGGAGACCGCGCCGATGATCTCCAGGCGGTCCGCATCGGTGATCTTGGCTTCACCGTCGACGCGTTCGCCGCCGACGAACACGGCGACGTGCTCGCGAACCCGCCCCTGATCGTCGAGCACCCAGCCGGCGAGCTTTGGGTGAGCGCGCTCGAGACCACGGAGCGCCTCCTCGACGGTCGCGCCCTCGACGGAGATCTCACGCCGTCCATCGGCGCGCTCTCGAAGCGGCGGGCGAAGCCTGACGACTGCCACTGGTCGGGAGTGTAGCGACGACGGCCGACCCGTCGCTCGGCCGCGAATACAGTTGAGGCGTGACGATCGAGGTTCCGCAGAGCCGCTGGACGGATATCGACGGTTCGGTCCACTACGCCCGTTGGGATGGACCGGACGAGCGAACGTTCGTCCTCGTTCACGGTCTGGGCGGTTCGCTCCTGTCGTGGCTTCCTGTCGCAGAGGGACTCGCACGAAACGGTCGGGTGTTCGCGCTCGATCTCGCCGGCTTCGGCGACACGCCCCGCGCGGGGCGCCGCAGCCGAGTAACGGATAACCGCGCGCTGCTGTCGCGATTCATCTCCAGGATCTCCGACGGTTCGCCGGTCGTCCTGTGCGGGAACTCCATGGGCGGCGCGATCGCGATGCTCCAAGCCGCACTCGAGCCATCCTCCGTCGAGGGGCTTGTGCTCTCGAACTCCGTCTTCCCGTGGGTGCGCGGCGCCTACCCGGCGCCGATCGTGATGTTCGGCTTCGGCATGTACCAGCTGCCGCGCGTCGGCGAGTGGGCGTCTCGTCAACGAATG is part of the Actinomycetota bacterium genome and harbors:
- a CDS encoding SIS domain-containing protein, producing the protein MRSLDGFSDPFFAEIAGQPDAMRRAAAALLDQRDHLDRVREAASVSPTIVFTGMGSSYDACYPAVNDLAGRGVSSLLVDTAELLHFRRPILNAKTLVVIVSQSGESAEIVKLVSAIAKQRLRPFVISITNGLDNDLARRSDVKLDTWAGREVGPSTMTFAAAMATLSGIARLLAGDSVDTAVDRTRTAAEGAALSAERLLEDPERTAADLAEWHGGRELMVILGRGPARAATEMGALTLKESGVMAESFEAGAFRHGPLELAGPSMTAIVLATEPETRRLDLGLAADLIDTGANVLVVTPDGEAPKRARAVATGYLDRALISAVSIIPVQLLAWRLAQARGRTPGQYTRASKVTTRE
- a CDS encoding M20 family metallopeptidase translates to MDVRAFEQHAAERYDEFVSLLERMVNVDCGSYTTKGVNEIADLCQARFENGGWKVDRRDHRPAEGEAQLGDMVIGRLDGTGRTRILMIGHMDTVFDLGTAAARPFRVDGDRAFGPGVSDMKGGLLTGFFAVESLQSVGFDGFGSITYICNPDEEIGSPWSREVIRAEATNADVAFVLEGARENGDVVSSRKGVSDYRIELVGRAAHAGVEPERGRSAILEAAHKTIALHALNDRWPGVTVNVGILEGGTRPNVVAERCSMHVDVRSPHEDTLVLAETEVERVANERTVPDVETTIIGGKWHRPMEKREGGAKLAALAADVARELGFELRDASTGGASDANTTSAAGVPTLDGLGPIGGDDHGPREWIDVSSVVPRISLLAGLVSKLDDSF
- a CDS encoding lysophospholipid acyltransferase family protein, which translates into the protein MRGPGDLNVWWRLGIAVLGPVARALFRIRVVGAGHVPWDSAAIVASNHVSALDGPILAVVIARERYRMTRFVTGAEFFERPAYGWILRLFRQIPIHRGTGDDRALDEAVGTVRSGAVAGIFPEGRVNAAPDDGMQRGRTGVGRIARAAEVPIVPVAIWGTQHRWPRQGLCWNRPWRTTVAVAFGPPLRVDASDDAAELAAKVMDSIEDSLDRARHLRGDG
- a CDS encoding DUF72 domain-containing protein, which codes for MIRIGTSGWQYRDWRGVLYDDGLPQDRWLERYAEVFDVVEVNNSFYRLPERATFERWRARTPNRFTFVVKASRYLTHLKRLREAEDGVKLFWERATGLDSKLGPVLFQLPPRFPADVARLRDFVSWLPREMRAAFEFRDTSWLKDEVLGVLDDGGYALVLADRPGFRGPLVVTGGWSYIRFHQGTGVGPDYRRSKLRRWAERISTLPAREVWAFFNNDHGGAAVRDALFLRDVLGRSEQRVA
- a CDS encoding sigma-70 family RNA polymerase sigma factor — protein: MPEPARPLGTDDADDLRLYLEAAAREPLLTKEEEVELAILIEHGKEAEERLRAGRLRSEKSIMKARQEVRKAEAARQRFIMANLRLVVSVARKYQGQGLPLLDLIQEGNIGLMRAVELFDWRRGFKFSTYATWWIRQGITRAIADRSRSIRLPVHIHDRLRKLNRTRFQFAQSMGREPSRDELAKALDTTVDEIDDLTEMGRREPLSLQSPVGEDTELGDLIEEVDSDAPFNEVEDALLRDEIGTAVEHVLDERERHVVALRYGLENGQPLSLRETGKVLGLSGERVRLIEREALRKLRDSNLISAVAAM
- a CDS encoding MoaD/ThiS family protein; this encodes MAVVRLRPPLRERADGRREISVEGATVEEALRGLERAHPKLAGWVLDDQGRVREHVAVFVGGERVDGEAKITDADRLEIIGAVSGGAGGTGVPRSEREGVSVGPPRDENSELLVGTRKGLFVLRGSRGGPMEVAARAFPGEAVEYAMRDPRTRRYYASVTHGQFGPRVFVSDDPTGDWEQTDGPRFPEGDDASVVRIWIVTPGEEDGLLYAGVDPAALFESRDGGMTWELNRGLWEQPSRSEWGPGAGGLMVHSICPWPGDANRLAVGISAVGVWVTEDAGKTWEVGNSGIVPRYLPEEARAKPLGRCVHNMHRASGRPERLMMQFHGGVYRSDDAGMSWTSIAEGLPSDFGFPIVIDPDDPDSAYVIPLNSDGDRVTAEGRVRVFETRDAGGSWTAHAEGLPQSGYLTVLRQAFAQDGGTPLGLYFGATSGEVFGSADGGATWSLTAGDIAPVLSVRVA
- a CDS encoding alpha/beta fold hydrolase; translation: MTIEVPQSRWTDIDGSVHYARWDGPDERTFVLVHGLGGSLLSWLPVAEGLARNGRVFALDLAGFGDTPRAGRRSRVTDNRALLSRFISRISDGSPVVLCGNSMGGAIAMLQAALEPSSVEGLVLSNSVFPWVRGAYPAPIVMFGFGMYQLPRVGEWASRQRMTRLEAERAVRLGLRVIAADPSTIDPELVRLHVETFQRHREDPDAAPAFLEAARSLMALGRRAETARWIVDAVRCPVLVIHGRRDRLVPLHYAERAIEGHPTWEMRVLPKVGHIPQMEAGDRWLGTVESWLARLPVAASA